In a genomic window of Mastacembelus armatus chromosome 3, fMasArm1.2, whole genome shotgun sequence:
- the obi1 gene encoding ORC ubiquitin ligase 1 — MALNYQSSTLSMTLPISCQICLGKVRQPVICANHHVFCSTCMETWLKKAGQCPTCRVSITAESPCRKIIGGTNDSDLSDSPSMRKCLRQTRGELLLREYEEEIEGLLRENEELKTKNQRLEAQLKTALDPSEIHMVQTGDKKVDPCVLEEWRNKLRAATDVCDKVKQDMVKLKEANKALRSQNLDLVQEKMRLKAEVASRSPQKFGRYTVAALEAKIQQYERDVDHLKRALERSDQYIEHLESRISKSDKRSLEVQEAGGSSKDGSEALTQQQKINMMIRSLSDSERQLICSNPEAESQTFSRNHSLFMPSADHKEFNKTLTGDHKNKDLESTSSDFLPTTPSSAFQSLTLRSPGIREKKVAFKPASYLRRLDFEEFPSPGKSSSTTENQFSSADKFPKGLPSNTDMEPSKSVFWGGWQRFESNAQLCPGPSKESSVKGSTSSSLVGEDPDRFQMSSEASMDAAYLDKISELDSMMLDGESSSSRGSQLSLASSPHTDLDSTLVPEPQTCPDVSSSKPVIQCDQKTCLSRDNIDSTLNDNEAPKGSTEERFAVQVSGRESGAHVPGYAGCGGPSQPEELSFDLLFDSLEENKADPSGSPSPASQDHDHVNTSSSSSSCTGKPVNTRERHVLNISQPTKRKSHSPFTTSSPTKLSKLM, encoded by the exons ATGGCTCTCAACTACCAGTCTTCGACCCTTTCCATGACTTTGCCGATTTCCTGCCAGATATGTCTCGGAAAG GTCAGGCAGCCAGTCATTTGTGCCAACCACCACGTGTTCTGCTCGACCTGCATGGAGACGTGGTTGAAGAAAGCCGGCCAGTGTCCCACCTGCAGAGTCAGCATCACAGCTGAGAGCCCGTGCAGAAAGATCATCG GGGGTACCAATGACAGTGATCTCAGTGATAGTCCTTCTATGAGGAAATGTCTTAGACAAACCAGAGGAGAACTGCTTTTACGAGAGTATGAG GAAGAAATTGAAGGGCTtctcagagaaaatgaagagctgaaaacaaagaaTCAAAGGTTGGAGGCTCAGCTGAAGACTGCTTTGGATCCCTCCGAGATTCATATGGTGCAGACTGGTGACAAAAAGGTTGACCCCTGTGTCCTGGAAGAATGGAGAAACAAGCTGCGAGCTGCCACGGATGTTTGTGATAAAGTAAAGCAGGACATGGTTAAGCTGAAGGAG GCAAATAAGGCACTTCGCTCACAAAATCTTGACCTTGTTCAAGAGAAAATGAGATTGAAAGCCGAGGTGGCGAGCAGATCTCCTCAGAA GTTTGGTCGTTATACAGTAGCAGCACTAGAAGCTAAAATCCAACAATATGAGCGTGATGTGGACCACTTGAAGAGGGCTCTGGAGCGCAGTGACCAGTACATCGAGCACCTGGAGTCTCGGATCAGTAAGTCGGACAAGAGATCTCTTGAAGTGCAGGAAGCAGGTGGGAGTAGCAAAGACGGATCAGAAGCTctcacacagcaacagaaaatcAACATGATGATCAGAAGCTTGAGTGACAGTGAGAGGCAGCTGATCTGCAGCAACCCAGAGGCAGAGAGCCAGACATTTTCTAGAAATCACAGTTTGTTCATGCCATCTGCAGATCATAAAGAGTTTAATAAGACTCTGACTGGAGATCATAAAAATAAGGATTTGGAAAGCACCTCCTCTGACTTTTTGCCTACAACTCCATCCTCTGCCTTCCAGTCCCTGACACTGAGAAGCCCTGGTATCCGTGAAAAGAAAGTTGCATTTAAACCTGCATCTTATCTGAGGAGGCTTGATTTTGAGGAATTTCCCAGTCCTGGCAAGAGTAGCAGCACCACTGAGAACCAATTCAGCAGTGCTGACAAATTCCCTAAAGGCTTGCCTTCAAATACTGACATGGAACCCTCAAAGTCTGTCTTCTGGGGCGGTTGGCAGAGGTTTGAGTCTAATGCCCAGTTATGCCCAGGTCCAAGTAAAGAAAGCTCAGTTAAAGGATCCACATCCTCCAGTCTTGTTGGTGAGGACCCTGATAGATTCCAGATGTCCAGTGAGGCCTCCATGGATGCAGCATACCTGGACAAAATCTCAGAGTTGGACTCCATGATGCTAGATGGAGAGAGTTCCAGTAGCCGGGGATCACAGCTCTCCCTGGCTTCTTCTCCTCACACAGACTTGGACAGCACTCTTGTCCCAGAGCCACAAACCTGCCCTGATGTCTCTTCAAGCAAACCTGTGATACAGTGTGACCAGAAGACCTGCCTTTCACGTGACAACATAGATAGCACTTTGAATGACAATGAGGCTCCAAAAGGTTCTACAGAGGAAAGATTTGCTGTGCAGGTGTCAGGTAGGGAGAGTGGCGCCCATGTGCCTGGCTATGCAGGTTGTGGTGGGCCCTCTCAACCTGAAGAACTGTCTTTTGATTTGCTGTTTGATTCACTGGAAGAGAATAAGGCTGATCCTTCTGGTTCTCCAAGTCCAGCAAGCCAAGACCATGATCATGTAaacacttcctcctcctcctccagctgcacTGGTAAACCTGTGAACACAAGAGAGAGACATGTACTAAACATCAGCCAGCCAACAAAGAGAAAGTCTCACAGTCCATTTACCACAAGCAGTCCCACAAAACTTTCCAAGCTCATGTGA
- the pou4f1 gene encoding POU domain, class 4, transcription factor 1, which produces MMSMNSKQPHFAMHPSLPEHKYTTLHSSSEAIRRACLQTPQLQSNIFASLDETLLARAEALAAVDIAVSQGKTHPFKPDATYHTMSTVPCSSTSTVPLAHHHHHHHHHHHQNLEPPDIMDHISSPSLLMSSAHDGAGGGGGGGGGGGGGGLISTSSAHPHSHMHGLGHLSHQAMSMNSPLTHHGLLPGHHGGSQGGPGLTNTGLPSINDSDTDPRELEAFAERFKQRRIKLGVTQADVGSALANLKIPGVGSLSQSTICRFESLTLSHNNMIALKPILQAWLEEAEGAQREKMSKPDIFNGGEKKRKRTSIAAPEKRSLEAYFAVQPRPSSEKIAAIAEKLDLKKNVVRVWFCNQRQKQKRLKFSAAH; this is translated from the exons ATGATGTCCATGAACAGCAAACAGCCGCACTTCGCCATGCATCCCTCTTTACCCGAACACAAGTACACCACCCTGCATTCTAGCTCGGAAGCTATAAGAAGAGCCTGTCTACAAACTCCACAG CTACAGAGTAACATATTTGCGAGCCTGGATGAGACCTTGCTGGCCCGGGCCGAGGCTTTGGCGGCAGTGGACATCGCCGTGTCCCAGGGCAAGACGCACCCGTTCAAGCCCGACGCCACCTACCACACGATGAGCACAGTGCCATGCTCGTCGACATCCACTGTTCCACTGgcccatcatcatcaccaccaccaccatcaccaccaccagaACCTGGAGCCCCCGGACATAATGGACCACATCAGCTCGCCGTCCCTCCTTATGTCCAGCGCACACGACGGGGCAGGTGGTGGAGGCGGCGGAGGCGGCGGAGGTGGCGGCGGAGGActcatctccacctcctctgccCATCCGCACTCACACATGCACGGCTTGGGTCACCTCTCCCACCAAGCAATGAGCATGAACTCGCCTCTCACCCACCACGGGCTCTTACCGGGCCACCACGGGGGGAGTCAAGGCGGACCAGGGCTCACTAACACCGGACTCCCCTCCATCAATGACTCGGACACAGACCCAAGGGAGCTGGAGGCTTTCGCGGAGCGCTTCAAGCAGCGGAGGATCAAGCTGGGGGTGACCCAGGCGGACGTGGGCAGCGCTCTGGCTAATCTCAAAATCCCCGGCGTGGGATCACTGAGCCAAAGTACAATTTGTCGATTCGAGTCGTTAACTCTCTCCCACAACAACATGATTGCGCTCAAACCTATCCTCCAGGCCTGGCTGGAGGAGGCCGAGGGGGCCCAGAGGGAGAAAATGAGCAAACCTGACATTTTCAACGGAGGGGAAAAGAAACGCAAGAGGACCTCGATAGCAGCCCCAGAAAAGAGGTCTTTGGAAGCTTACTTCGCCGTACAGCCTCGACCGTCGTCTGAGAAAATAGCAGCTATAGCAGAAAAGTTGGACCTGAAAAAAAACGTGGTGCGAGTGTGGTTTTGTAACCAAAGACAGAAGCAGAAGAGGTTGAAATTTTCCGCTGCTCACTGA